GCAGCCGCTCGTCGACGAGGACGGCGCCGGCCGTGTCGAGGGCGACGCCGGAGCCGGCCAGCCAGCCGGTGGCCGGGCGGGCGCCGATGCCGACGACGACGTGGTCGGCGGCGATCCGTTCGCCGTCGGTGAGCAGCAGGCCGTCGGGTTCGACGGCGGCGACGCCGGTGCCGCAACGCAGGTCGACCCCGGCGTCGGCGTACCAGCGGGCCATCAGCGCGCCGAGCTCGGCGGGCAGTGCGCCGGGCAGCGGGGCTGGCCCGGACTCGACGACGGTGACGTGGCAGCCGAGCTGCCGGGCGACGGTGGCGGTCTCCGCGCCGATCCAGCCGGCGCCGACCAGGGCCAGCCGGGTGCCGGGGGTGAGGTCGGCGCGCAGCGCGAGGGCGTCGTCGAGGGTGCGCAGCAGTCGGGCGTCGGCGGCGCCGGGCAGGGTGACCGCCTCGGCGCCGGTGGCGATCACCAGGGCGTCATGGGTGAGCGGGCCGGCGTCGGTGTGCAGGACGCCGGGTTCGAGGCCGGTGGCGCGACGGCCGAGCAGCAGGTCGACGCCGAGCTGTTCCCAGTCGATGTCGAAGGCGGTGCTGTCGGTCTTGCCGAGCAGGACGTCCTTGGAGAGCGGCGGCCGGTCGTAGGGGCGGTGCGGCTCGTCGCCGACGAGCGCGAGCCGCCCCCGGAAGCCGCCCTGCCGCAGTGCGAGGGCGCACTGGGCGCCGGCCATGCCGGTGCCGGCGACGAGGACGCTTTCGGTGCGGTTCAGCTCTGCCACGGCGGCCACCCTATCGGCCGGGGTGTCCAGC
The nucleotide sequence above comes from Streptomyces sp. TLI_235. Encoded proteins:
- a CDS encoding NADPH-dependent 2,4-dienoyl-CoA reductase/sulfur reductase-like enzyme, producing the protein MAELNRTESVLVAGTGMAGAQCALALRQGGFRGRLALVGDEPHRPYDRPPLSKDVLLGKTDSTAFDIDWEQLGVDLLLGRRATGLEPGVLHTDAGPLTHDALVIATGAEAVTLPGAADARLLRTLDDALALRADLTPGTRLALVGAGWIGAETATVARQLGCHVTVVESGPAPLPGALPAELGALMARWYADAGVDLRCGTGVAAVEPDGLLLTDGERIAADHVVVGIGARPATGWLAGSGVALDTAGAVLVDERLRTAAPGVWAAGDCVSYPSRRAGTRLAVQHWDHALQSGAAAAASLLGSDTPYDPVPYFWSEQFGRMVQYAGRHADADELLWRGSPDEASWSVLWLRGGAPVALLAVDRPRDLSQAKRLIERGTVLDPALAADPAVQLKAAAA